Within Kiritimatiellia bacterium, the genomic segment TGGAGGTCCTGTGCACGACGGACGATCCGGTCGACGACCTCGCCTTTCACAAGCGCGTGGCGGCGGAGGCGCCAGGCTTCCGAATGTTTCCGACCTTCCGTCCGGATGCGGCCTTCGGCATCGAGGACACCCCCGCGTGGAACGCATGGCTGGACAGACTGGGCAACGCGGCCGGTCTTCCCGTCAACGATTGGGGTTCTCTGCTGGGCGCCCTTCGCCGTCGGGCCGAATTTTTCCACGCGGCGGGTTGCCGCCTCTCCGACCATGGGCTCGAGCACATGTATGCCGACCCCTGCCCTCCGGAGCGCGCGGACCTGCTGTTCCGGCGGGCGCGCGCCGGCGAGCGGCTCGATCCGTCGGAAGTACTCGCCTTTCGCTCGGCGCTGCTGTATGAATTGGGCGCCATGTACGCCGAGCTGGGTTGGACGCAGCAGTTTCACCTGGGCGCGCTCAGAAACGTCAATTCCCGCTTGCTGCGTGAGATCGGCCGTGACGCGGGCTGCGATGTGATCGGGGATTTTGAACAGGCCCGCCCCCTCGCGCGCGCGCTGGACCGCTGGGCATCCGCCGGCAAACTGGCCCGCACGATCCTTTACAATCTAAATCCGCGCGACAACGAGGTGTTCGCCGCCATGTGCGGCGCATTTCAGGACGGCGAGACCGCAGGCAAAATCCAATACGGCGCAGCCTGGTGGTTTCTAGACCAGCTCGACGGAATGACGAAACAAATCGAGGCGCTCTCGAACCTCGGTCTGCTGAGCACCTTCGTCGGCATGCTGACCGATTCCCGATCCTTCCTCTCCTTCAGCCGACATGCCTATTTCCGGCGTCTGCTCTGCAACATTCTTGCCGAGGACGTCCGGCGGGGCCGCCTGCCGCGGGACCAAAGCCTGCTAGAACACCTTGTCCGATCGATTTGCTACGAAAACGCGATCCGCTTTTTCCGTTTCCCTGAAAAGCCCAAAAAGGAGGTCCCATGAACCAAGTATTGCAGATCCCGCCGTCCGGCGCTCTGGATTTCCTTGCGCTGGGGGCTCTTGTGCATCGGCTCGATCCCGGCATCGTTCCTTTCCGGAAAGCCACGCAGTGCGCGATTCACGTGAGCGGCGGCGAATACAACGTAGCTGCCAACCTCTCCGATTGCTTCCGGCTCAACACCGGGATCGTCACGGCGATGGTCGATTATCCCATCGGCGACCTGATCGCGGAGCGAGTTCGCGCGATGGGCGTCAAGCCGTTCTACAAACGCTTCAAGCACAACGGGGTCACCGGTCCCAACATGGCGACCGTCTACAGTGACCTGGGCCACGGCGTCCGGCCTCCTGTCGTGTTCTACAACCGCGCGAATGAGGCGGCCGCGATGCTGAAGCCGGGCGACTTCGATTGGCCCGCCATCTTCGGGACCGGCGTCCGTTGGTTCCACAGCGGCGGGATCTTTGCCTCGCTGTCCGAAACCACGGGCGAGCTCATCATCGAGGCTATGAAGGCCGCCAAAGCCGCCGGGGCGGTGACATCGTTCGACCTCAATTATCGCCAGAAGCTGTGGGACATTTGGGGCGGCCAGCAGAAGGCTGTCTCAGTTCTCGGGCGCATCGTCGAACATGTGGATGTCTTGGTCGGCAATGAAGAAGACCTCCAAAAAGGGCTCGGCATCGAAGGGCAGGACGTTGAAGTGAAGTCGAAGCTCGATCCCACCGCCTTCTTCGCGATCATCGAAAAGGCCGTCAAGCGGTTCCCCAACGTGAAGATCGTCGCCACGACCCTGCGCGAAGTCCATTCCACGAACCGCCACACGTGGAGCGCCGTTGCATGGATCGGCGGGAAAACCTACCAGGCGCCGACCTGTGAACTGGATGTCGTCGACCGCGTCGGCGGAGGCGACGGGTTCGCCGCGGGCTTTTTCTTCGGGTTGCTGACCGGTGCGGACCCTGCGGACGCCGTCAAACTGGGCTGGTCCCATGGCGCGTTGTTGACCACCTTCCCCGGCGACACCACGATGGCAACACTCGAGCAAGTTCGCGCGTTCGCAGCCGGCGGCTCCGCGCGCATCCAGCGATAACCCTCCAACGCGGAAAGGATCTCCCACCATGACTCAGCAGCTCGCAGATATCGGCGTCATTGGCCTCGCCGTCATGGGCGAAAACCTGATCCTCAACATGGCCAATCACGGCTTCACGGTCGCTGCGTACAACAGAACAACGTCTAAGGTGGACCAGTTCCTCGCCGGACGGGCACATGGCAAGCCGATCCTCGGCGCCCATTCCCTCGAGGAATTTGTCCGCCTGCTCAAGCGGCCGCGCCGGATTCTGATGATGGTTAAGGCCGGAAAGCCGGTGGACGAACTCATCCAGCAGCTCGTTCCTTTGCTGGAGCCCGGCGACATCCTAATCGACGGCGGCAATTCCCATTTTCCCGACACCGAGCGCCGCGTGAAGGAGGCGGAGGCCGCCGGCCTCCTCTATATCGGCACCGGAGTCAGCGGCGGTGAGGAGGGCGCGCTGCTCGGACCGAGCATCATGCCCGGCGGCTCGCGCGCGGCCTGGCCTCATGTGCAGCCAATTTTCCAGGCCATCGCGGCCAAAACGGACAAAGGCGAGCCGTGCTGCGACTGGGTCGGCGACGGAGGCGCGGGCCATTTCGTCAAGATGGTCCACAACGGCATCGAATACGGCGACATGCAGATGATCTGCGAGACCTACCACCTGATGAAGGTCGGCCTGGGCATGTCGAACCTCGAGATGCACGAAGTGTTTGCCGACTGGAACCGGGGCGAATTGAATTCTTATCTGATTGAAATCACGCGGGACATCCTCGCGCACCGGCAGGAAGATGGCACGTTCACAGTGGATCTCATTCTCGACGCCGCCGGTCAGAAGGGTACTGGAAAGTGGACCGTGGTGGCCGCGCTGGATGCTGGGCAGCCGTTGACCCTGATCGCCGAGGCGGTCTTCGCGCGTTGCCTCTCGGCGCTCAAGGAAGAGCGTACAGCCGCCGCGAACGTCCTGCCCGGCCCGGCGCCAGCGCGACTCCGGGGGCGACGTGAATCGTGGATCTCCGACCTCCGCAAGACACTCTATGCCGCGAAGATCGTTTCCTATGCGCAAGGGTTCCAGCTCATGCGAGCTGCATCCGCGGAATACGGCTGGAATTTGAATTATGGCGGCATCGCGCTGATGTGGCGCGGCGGCTGCATCATCCGCTCCGCCTTCCTCGGCGAGATCAAGAATGCCTTTGCGCGGAACCCCGATCTGGTGAATCTGCTGCTCGACCCGTTCTTCACTCGCGTCGTCAAGCGCGCGCAGAAGAGCTGGCGGAAAGTCATTGGCGCGGCCGCCAAACTCGGCGTGCCCATGCCCGCCATGTCGAGCGCACTGGCCTATTACGACGGCTATCGCAGCGCATGGTTGCCCGCCAACCTGCTGCAAGCGCAGCGCGACTACTTCGGCGCCCACACCTACGAACGGGTTGATAAGCCGCGGGGCGAATTCTTCCATACTAACTGGACGGGCCGCGGCGGCACCACGGCGTCCACGTCCTACACAGTCTGATCTGACCAGGCCGGCCGCGCCCGCTGTTGACGACCGCCCGCCGGACGTGGATCGAGGCGGGTTCGCGCAGCAGCGGCGCATACGCTCGCCTGCTTCTGCGAATTGGCCTCTGGCGCCCGGGCCTGCCCGCGCGTATTCTCGATGCGCGATGCTGCTGTCGTTGCGTGTCAGAAACCTCGCTCTCGTCGAAGAGGCCGCCGTGGAATGGGCGAGCGGCCTGAATGTGGTCACGGGCGAAACCGGGGCGGGCAAATCCATTCTGATCGGCGCTCTCCAATTGCTGCTTGGCGAACGCGCCGACAAAAAATGGATCCGCAGCGGATCCGACTATGCCCTCGCAGAGGCCGTATTCGACATTCGGCGCGCGCCCGAGGCCGCCGCCGTGCTCGAAGAACTCGGCCTACCCCCCGCGGATGACAGTCGGCTCGTCATCCGCCGCGTTGTGCGCGAAACGAGCGCGGGGCAGATTCTCATTAACGACTCGCCGGTTACCCTCCAGGCGCTACGGCGGTTGGGCGATCAATTGGTTGACATCCACGGGCCCTACGACCACCAGTCGCTGCTCGATCCGCGCTTTCAACTGGCTTTGCTGGATTCGTTCGGCGGCCTTCACGAGGCCCGCCGCGAATGTGCCGGAGCCTGGCAGCGCATTCTCGAGCTGGAAACCCAGCGGCGCGAGCTGGGGGGCAGCGACGAGGACGTGTCCGCGCGCATCGACCTGCTCCGGTTCCGCGTAAAGGAGCTGGAAGACGCCGCGCCCCAAGCCGGCGAAGACGAGGCCGTCGCCCGTGAACACGCCATCGCCAGCCAGGCGCAGCGGATCCTCGAACTTGGCCACGCGGCGCTGAACGCGTTGCAGGAGGGCGAGCAAAATGCCTTCGACGCGCTCGCGGCTGCTCAACGTGCGCTCGATGAGCTGTCCCGCCTAATGCCCGATGGCGCTGCGTGGCGCGAGGAGGCGCGCAACGCCGCGCGGCAGATTCAGGCCCTCGCTGAATCGATCCGCGCAAGCCTGGATCGCGTTGAAACGGACCCCGGCCGCCTCGCGTGGCTGGAACAGCGCCTCGCGACGTACCAGAAGCTCCGCAAAAAATACGGCGTCGATGCCGCGGGTCTTGTTCAAGTTCTGGAGGAGTCCCGTACCGCGTTGCGCGAGCTGCTGCGCCGCGATGAGCGCCTCGAGGAACTCGAGCAACGCATCCAGCAGGCGCGGGAAGCCCACCTTGCCGCCGCACTCGCCCTTCGCGCGCGCCGCAGGGACGCCGCGTCGGCCCTGGCTGCCGCCGTGACGCGACACCTTGGAGAGCTGGGCTTCGCTCGGGCCTCGTTCTCTGTGGAACTCGCCGACGCGCCGCCCGGGCCCACCGGCTGCGACGAAGTCTGTTTCGGCTTTGCCCCCAATCCGGGCGAGCCGAGAAAACCGCTCCGTGAGATCGCCTCCTCCGGCGAAATGGCCCGCGTAATGCTCGCCACGAAGGCCGCTCTCGCGCAGCACGATAAAATTCCCGTGCTGATTTTCGACGAGGTCGACGCAAATATCGGCGGCGAAATCGGGCTGGCGGTCGGTAAAAAACTCGCCGCGCTCGGGAAAAGCCATCAGGTCATCTGCATCACCCACCTTCCCCAAGTGGCGGCGCAGGGCAGCGCGCATTATGCCGTTTCCAAAACCATCCGCAACGGACGCACCGTTACCCGAGTCGAACGGCTCGACGAGGAGGGCCGGATTGCGGAATTGGCCCGTATGCTCGGCGGCCGGGATCACACCCGCGTCACGATCCAACACGCCCGGGAGATGTTGGCGGCCGCCCGCGGCGAAGGCCGACGGGCTTGATCCGGCGCGCCGCCTTGCGCCGGGCATTACGCGGTGGCGCGGACATTCCGCAGCCCGAAATTTCCATGGTCTGGAAATTCCATGGAATGGAAAACGCTCGCTGCCGTTTTTCCATACGATGGAAATGCGGATCCGTTGCTAAAGGTGGGTTGAATCCGGGCGCGGCCGAACCGACGGGTCAGGATTGCCACGCCGGCTTGCGAGGAATACACTGCCATCGTGGTTGAAATGCAGGCCATTGTACGAAACGCCGCCGGCATTCACTGCCGGCCGTCGGCGTGCATTGTGAAGGCCGTGATCGGGTATCCCGGTGAAATTCGCGTTTTGTCTCCGAACGGAGAATGCGACCCGAGGTCGATCATCGCGCTGATCAGCCTCGGGCTTGAGGAGGGGACGCCGGTGACGATCCGCGTCGAAGGGCCGGACGAGGAGGAGCAATGCCGGCGCCTCGTGGAATTGTTTGAGACGCATTTCGACTTTCCGGAGCGGAAACCGGGCGAAGATACGCAGGCGCTGCTGGGGGGCCTGCGCGCAGCCTCCGAGGGATAAGAGGTGCAGCCGCGCAAACGGAGCGCGGGCGCCGTTCTCTTCAGTTGTCTGCAGCGATTGTGAACGATAGATTTCTTAGGTTATGGCTCAACCGTTTATTAGCCTGACGCAGCAACAGCGGCTTCACATGACGCTGGCGCCCCAGTTGCGCCAGTCGTTGGAGCTTTTGCAGGCGCCGACGCTCGAACTCCGGGCGCTAGTCCGGCAGGAGGTTGAGCAGAATCCCACCCTGGAGGAACAGCCAATCGAGGATGCCGAGCCGCTGGAGGTCGAGCCGGCGGTGAACCAGCAAGTCGAAGCGGAGACCGGCATCGCGGATGAGTTTGAGAAATTGGCCCGACTGGACGAGGAGTGGCGCGACTACTTCCACCTCAACCAGTCGATGCCCCGCTATTCCTCGGAAGACGCCGAGCGCCGGCAGTTTTTTTTCGATTCGCTCTCGCAGCCGATCTCCCTGCAGCAGCATTTGATGAACCAGCTTGCGCTGACGGGCCTTTCCGAAGAGGAGCGACGGATTGGTGAGCTGCTGATCGGAAGCATCAATGACGACGGCTACCTCGCCGTGCCTCTCGACGAGCTCGCCCTGACGGCGGGGGCGTCGCCGGCCGAGCTCGAGCGGGTGCTGGGCATCATCCAGGAATTCGACCCCATCGGCGTGGGCGCGCGGGACCTAAAGGAGTGTCTGCTCATACAACTCCGGCGACTCGGCAAAGAGGATTCGCTCGCGTCTGAGCTCGTCCGCGGACACCTCGACAACCTTGGTGCGCGGCGCTATGCAGAGATCGCGCGGGCGCTTCAATGCTCGCCGGAGGAGGTGCAGAGCGCGGCCCGGCTCATCGCCACGCTGGAACCGAAACCGGGCCGCGCCTTCGCGCCTGAATCGCCGGCGTATGTCACCCCCGATGTGATCGTCGCCAAGGTTAACGGCGAATACATCGTGATCCTGAACAACGATCAGATCCCGCGCCTGCACATTAGCGAGCACTACCGGCAACTGATGAACGATGAGCAGACCCCGCCGGATGTGAAGTCCTACATCCGGGAAAAAATTCGGGCCGGCTTGTTTCTGATCAAGAGCATCAGCCAGCGCCAGCAGACGATTTACAACATCGCGAAAGAGATCGTCGCCGTGCAGCGCGACTTTTTTGAACACGGCGTGACGCATCTGCGGCCGCTGACCATGGCGCAAGTGGCGTCGGCTCTCGGGATCCATGAAACGACAGTCAGCCGCGCAATTTCCAACAAATACATGCAGACGCCGCGCGGCACGTTCGAAATGAAATATTTCTTCACGCCCGGTTACGTCACGGCGGACGGGCAGGCGGTTTCAAACAAAGCCATCAAAGACGCGATTGCCAAGATGATCGCCGAGGAGGATCCCGCCCACCCGCTTTCGGACCAGGACATTGCCAAACGGCTCGCCGAACAAGGGTTCAGCGTCGCGCGCCGGACCGTGGCGAAATACCGCGATGAGTTGAAAATTCTCCCGTCGCACCTGCGGAAAGGCGTTTCGCCATGACGGCGACGCAGGGCTCGCGCCGCCGGGTTTTGTCCTGACGGCCGCCGCTCATGAACCGGCTCATTCTGTTCGACATCGACGGGACCCTCCTGGATACGCGGGGCGCCGGCAAACGCGCCTTTGTGCGCGCGCTGCGCGAGGTGTTCTCGTTCAGGGAGGGACTCGATGAGATCCGATTTGCCGGCGCGACCGACCTCGACATTTTGGAAAAGATCGCGCGGCGCAACCATCACGCGCTGAGCCCGCGGGATCGGGAGACCTTTATGGCCGTGCTCCCCGATTTTCTTCGCGAAGAACTGAGCCGGGAACCCCCTCGTCTTTATCCCGGCGTTCGCGAGTTGCTCGAGGCTTTGGAAGCCCGTCCGCAAACCACCGTTGGTTTGGTGACAGGCAACATCGAGCCTTGCGCGTGGATCAAACTGGAGGCCTGTAGCATTCACGACCATTTCGAACTCGGCGCATTTGGCCACGAGCATGCCGATCGGCGGGACATTGCACGACTGGCCCTTGCCCGCGCCGTCGAGCACGCTGGGCCCTTTGAGGCTGTTTCGCTCATCGGTGACACGCCGTCTGACGTCGATGCGGCGCATCATATTGGCGCTCGCGCGATCGCGGTCGCTACCGGCGGCTATTCAATGGAGTCGCTTGTCGCGGCCGGCGCGGACGTGGTGTGGACGAACCTCTCGGAGATCGACCTGATTTTATCGAGCCTCTGGGGTACGGTCCGGGAGTCAGCGAACCCGCCGGGGTGATCTTCCGAGATTCGACGTATAGCGACCATCGGTAGGCAGGCCATCCATGGCGTGAATGCCAGAGCTATCCTCCGTGCTGGGATAGCGTTGAGGTTTGCAGTGGAGACGCGCGATGTCGCGCCGTTATGGTGGGCGATACTGGGCTCGAACCAGTGACCTCGTGCATGTGAGGCACGCGCTCTGACCAACTGAGCTAATCGCCCTATGGATTTCAATCTGCACATCGTCGAAGGAGTTTGTCAAGCGGTGCAACGCGCCGACTCGGACCGATCCAGGTGCGGTAGGTCCGGTCTCATTCGAAAACGGCGGCTTCAGTGGCTGGATGTTGCGGCGCCTTTAGCCGGTGTGGATTTCACTTCCGATTCCAAGCGGCGGATAAACTCTCGGATCTCCAGTGGCGCGGGCGCCTCTCCGAGCCGCTGGCAGAGATCGTGCTCGAGGTCCAATGTGGCGAATACAGATCGGCAGCGTTCGCACATAAGCGAGTTCTGCACCGGGAACGGTTCTCCCCGATCGAGCGCGGCCTGCTTGGCTTTGAGCAGATCCAGGCAAACCTGGCGGCTGTACAGCGGGGCCACTCCCGGCTTGGTGGGGAGTTTTTTGGCAAGCCGCGCGCGGAGCCGCATGCGCGCCCGGTGGAGGCGGGTCTTCACGGTTTGCGGTTTGATCCCGAGCACGCGCGCCGTTTCGTCGATCGACAAGCCAGCGATTTCCTTGAGGACCAGGACGAGACGAAACGGCTCCGGAAGTTTGAGGATCGATTCTTTGAGCTGCTCGAGGAGCTCCGGATCGGCATGTCCCTCGCTAGATCGGCGTGCCAGCTCATCGAGGTCAACGATCATCCGCTCGGCGAAAGCGGGATCCTCATCAATCGATTCGAAGCGTGCCGGTTGGCCGGCCCTGCGGCGACGCATCCGCATGCAGACGCGGGAGGCAATGCGGTATAGCCAGGTGTGGATGTCCGATCGGCCCTCGAACTGGGCGCGGTGGCGGTAGGCGCTGAGGATCGTCTCCTGGACCATATCCTGAGCGTCAGCATGACTCCCGCAAAATCCGAGGCCGATTCGGTACAGCCGCTCGGCGATCCGCTCCAAATTGTCTATGAAAGGGTCGCTGGATGAAGTCATGTCGGGGGATTACCGGGCGTCCAGTCGCAGGTCGTCCTCGTCAGGCGACGTGCACGGGGAACACTTTAGATCTATCTTGGATGTCTTCATGGAGATAATTGACTGCTTTTGGTCAGACCCAATCCTGTGACCCATCATCCGCAAATCCTCGCAGGAGTCGATACATTCAACACGGCCGGTTTGTCCTCCACATGGTTCCCAAAATTCATCATGCGAATAATACGGAGGCGTGCTCTCGGCGGGAAGATTATGAAGTAAAGTCTCAGGCAATTGGGCTGGGCGTTCGTCTTCCCAGTGAGAGGAAGCGGATCAATCCGATATGGTTTTCTCGGGTGGGGATTGTACTATCCATCAAATGATGTTTCAGGAGGGTGATACGATTGCGGCGATCGCCACTGCGCCGGGCGAGGGCGCGGTTTCGATCGTCCGGATCTCCGGGCCTCGGGCGCTCTTGATCGCGGATGAGGTATTCCGCTGCAAATCGCCAAGACCCTCCGAGCGGTCTGGCGGCACGTTCGTGTTTGGACGGGTGGTCGACGAAAGCGGCTCCATGTTGGACGAGGCCCTGCTTCTGATCATGAGGGCCCCTCACAGCTACACGCGGGAGGATACGGTCGAAATTCAGGGCCATGGCGGGACGGTGAACGCGCGTCGGATACTCGAGCGAGTGATTGACGCGGGAGCTCGCGTGGCTGGTCCCGGTGAATTCACTCGGCGAGCTTTTCTGAATGGGAGATTGGATCTCGTTCAGGCGGAGGCAGTTGCGGATATCATTCGCGCAAAAACCGAACGGGCGGCCCTAGCGGCAGTTCAGCAGCTCGAAGGGCGGCTTTCGATGACCCTTCATGAAGTGTATGAGCAGTTGTTATATTGTTCCGCTCAAGTTGAAGCCGCCCTCGATTTTGCGGATCAAGAACTCCCGAAAGATATATTGTATCCAATTCACAATCAACTATTTATATCAATTTCGAAGATGCGTTCGTTGTTGGAGACCTGGCGGGAGGGCCGGATTCTGCGGGATGGCGCGACGGTCGTAATAGCGGGCAAGCCTAATGTTGGAAAATCGACTTTGCTAAATGCATTGGTGGGAGCGGAACGGGCGATTGTCTCCCCTCACCCAGGCACAACCAGGGACACGATTCGGGAGACAGTGATATTAGAAGGATATCCGGTAACCTTTGTAGACACCGCAGGGATACGGCCCACATCGTGCGAAATTGAGCTGGAGGGAATCCGGCGGGCCGAAGATGAGCGGGCCGCTGCTGATCTTTGCTTGTATGTCATAGATGCCTCCCTCGGAATGGACGACGACGATCGGGCTGCGATCGAATCGATCCCGGAATCGAAGAGAATTGTGGTTTGGAACAAAATTGATCGGGTGCCGATTCCCCCGGTGGATCGTTATTCAGGTAGTTCAGTTCACGTATCGGCTCGGACAGGTGCCGGGCTGGATCGCCTGAAGACGGTACTGGTGGAGCGCTTAGTTGGAGGCATGGTCGAGCTGGCGCCACACTCAGTGATTTCCACCCGGCATCGTCAATTGCTGCAGGTTGCCGTCGAGCGATCAGAGACTGCCCTCCAAGAAATGAATCGCTCTGAACCGGCTCTTGACCTCGCGGCGACGAATTTGCGAGAGGCTACGGAATCGCTCGGGGCGATTACCGGGCGGGTTTATTACGACGACTTGCTGGATTCAATTTTTTCGAGGTTTTGCATTGGCAAGTGACATGGCAGAAGGGCGTAGCGAGTTTGATGTCGTCGTTATCGGCGGCGGACATGCGGGATATGAAGCCGCGCTTGCGTCGGCCCGGATGGGCTGCCGGACCGCGATGATTTGTTTGGATCGGCAGGCCATTGGGCGGATGTCTTGCAATCCTTCTGTCGGCGGAATCGGAAAATCCCATATCGTGGCGGAAGTGGACGCGCTGGGTGGCGAAATGGCGCGAAATGCGGATTACACAGGCATCCAGTTTCGCACGCTCAACAGCAAGAAAGGGCCGGCCGTCCAAGCGACGCGTCTTCAGTGCGACAAGGCGCATTTCCCGACGAGGATTCAACGTGTGATTGCCCAAACGCCGAACCTGTGGGTGATTGAATCCACGGTATCCTCCATTCGGGTGGCGAGCGGGCGCGTGACCGGAGTAGATCTGGAAGACGGAACGATAATCCATGCGAAGTCCGTGGTTTTGGCTACGGGGACATTTCTGTCAGGCAAGATTCACGTGGGTAAGACGAATTGGGCTGGCGGGAGAATTGGAGAAAAAGCGGCATATGACTTGAGTGCCTGTCTGAAGCGGCTCGGATTTCGTATGGGTCGCCTCAAGACGGGAACGCCACCCCGACTTCACAAGGATAGCCTGGATTACTCCAAAATGGAGGTTCAGCCCGGGGATGAACCTCCGCCGTTTTTGTCGTGGGATGCTCGCCGTGACTGGCAAATGTTCCACGTGGAACATTCCGATGCCGCCCCGATGTTCCACGTGGAACAATCCGGCGATCCCCTGCGACCTTGGCCTCCAGGCCGCTATCAGATGGTCTGCTGGCTGACGCGAACGAATGAACGAACGCATGATATCATCCGCCGTCATCTTCGAGACAGCGCCCTTTACGGCGGGATGATCGAGGGGACTGGTGTTCGTTATTGCCCATCGATTGAAGACAAAATCGTCAAATTTGCTCACCACGATTCACATCACATTTTTATTGAGCCGGAAGGCCGAACGTTGGTGGAAATTTATCCGAATGGAACATCCAACAGCCTCCCCGAAGACGTGCAAGTTGAGATGATTCGAAGCATCGAGGGGTTGGAGCGAGCGGTATTCCTTCGTCCGGGATATGCCATCGAATATGATTTTTCAGATCCCACGCAGCTCCACGCCTCGCTCGAAACCAAAGAAATCGAAGGCTTGTTTATGGCCGGCCAGATCAATGGCACCACGGGTTACGAAGAGGCTGCGGGTCAAGGATTCGTGGCCGGCGTCAATGCGGCTCGAAAGGCGCAGGGGCTTGCGCCTGTGATCTTCAATCGGCTGAATTCCTATCTCGGGGTCATGATTGACGACCTTGTCACGAAAGGGGTCGACGAGCCCTATCGAATGTTCACATCCCGAGCTGAGCACCGACTTTTGCTAAGACAGGACAACGCCTGGCTTCGCATGGAACAGCAGGCTCGCGAAATCGGGATCGTCTCTGAGCAGCGGCTCTCGGAATACCAGGCCCTCCGGCAAGAGATCGAACGCGAGAAGTCCAGATTGCAGGCGACGTTCGTATCGGGAGCGTCGTTGTGGCAGCTTCTCAAGCGACCGGATGTGACCTATGACAAGGTCGTGAATGGGTCCGCGCGCGTCAGCGCCGAGGCGGCCCAGCAACTGGAGATTGATGCGAAATACGAGGGTTATATCGTTCGGGAACTTGAAAGGATTCGCCAGCTCGAAAAGATGGAGACCACGCCCATCCCAAATCATATCGATTACCATTCCATCACCGCTCTCCGATTCGAGGCCCGAGAGAAACTAACCCGAGTGCGTCCCGAAACCCTCGGCCAAGCCTCGCGCGTTCCGGGTGTCAACCCCGCTGACGTGGCCATTCTGTCCGTATGGATCGAAAAGCTCCGGAAGCAGTTTTCGGTTGAATAGTTTTTTATATCATTTTGAATTATAATGATTTACGCAGATAATAACGCGACGGCCCCGTTGGATCCCGTTGCATGGCAGGCCATGCAACCTTTTTTTCTCGAGCACTTTATGAATCCGTCCTCGCCGTACACACCTGCCCGCCGGGCGGCTAAGGCGATTGAAGACGCGCGCTCAAAAGTTGCGGCACTGATGTATTGTGAACCGGAATGTGTCGCGTTTACGTCCGGCGGGACCGAGAGCAATTCCTGGGCGATTCACTTGGCTCGGCGGATGTTTCCTAAACGTCGGCGTTGGATCTGCTCCGCTGTCGAGCATGCGTCCGTTCTCACGGCCCTCGACGCCTTGCGGAAAGAGGGCGACGAAGTGCTGCAAATTTCGGTCGATCGAAATGGAGTATTGGACCTTGAAGAGTTCGAACGCTTGTTGACACCCGATACCGCCCTAGTCAGCGTGATGCTGGCCAACAACGAAACCGGAATTTTGCATCCCGTGCGGGAAATAGCGGAGATGGCGCGCAAACGGGGCGTGTTGGTCCACACCGATGCCTCGCAGGCGGTCGGACGGATTCCAGTGTCCTTTCGCGAGTTGGGGGTGGATCTGCTGACCAGTTGCGCGCACAAGATGCATGGGCCCAAAGGGATCGGTGCCCTGGTCATTCGCGAGGGGCTTTCCGTTGAACCCTTGATGCGCGGCGGCGACCAAGAGCGAGGACGGCGGGCTGGAACCGAGAATGTGCCGGCTATCGTCGGGTTTGGCGTGGCTGCGGAGCAGGCCATGGAGGCCGTAGCCCGTCCCTCGACGGACTTGCGGGATTTGGTTGAGGATACCCTCCGTAAGCATCTGCCGGATGCGATGATTGTCGGCGCCGCTTCTCCGAGATTGCCGAATACCACCCTCTGCCTGGTCCCAGGGATCAATACGGATGTGTTGATCGCCGCACTGGATCAGAAAGGAATCTGCGTGTCATCCGGCAGTGCATGCGCTTCAGGCT encodes:
- the uxaC gene encoding glucuronate isomerase → MASTRARFPGRHFLLETPLARRLYHEVAAPLPIIDYHNHLPPREIAENRRFENLTRLWLAGDHYKWRAMRTLGVPERFITGDASDWEKFERWAACVPLTARNPLYHWTHMELQDPLEIFVPLNAVTASQVWAQANEKLADSSYFVRGLLKRARVEVLCTTDDPVDDLAFHKRVAAEAPGFRMFPTFRPDAAFGIEDTPAWNAWLDRLGNAAGLPVNDWGSLLGALRRRAEFFHAAGCRLSDHGLEHMYADPCPPERADLLFRRARAGERLDPSEVLAFRSALLYELGAMYAELGWTQQFHLGALRNVNSRLLREIGRDAGCDVIGDFEQARPLARALDRWASAGKLARTILYNLNPRDNEVFAAMCGAFQDGETAGKIQYGAAWWFLDQLDGMTKQIEALSNLGLLSTFVGMLTDSRSFLSFSRHAYFRRLLCNILAEDVRRGRLPRDQSLLEHLVRSICYENAIRFFRFPEKPKKEVP
- a CDS encoding PfkB family carbohydrate kinase; translation: MNQVLQIPPSGALDFLALGALVHRLDPGIVPFRKATQCAIHVSGGEYNVAANLSDCFRLNTGIVTAMVDYPIGDLIAERVRAMGVKPFYKRFKHNGVTGPNMATVYSDLGHGVRPPVVFYNRANEAAAMLKPGDFDWPAIFGTGVRWFHSGGIFASLSETTGELIIEAMKAAKAAGAVTSFDLNYRQKLWDIWGGQQKAVSVLGRIVEHVDVLVGNEEDLQKGLGIEGQDVEVKSKLDPTAFFAIIEKAVKRFPNVKIVATTLREVHSTNRHTWSAVAWIGGKTYQAPTCELDVVDRVGGGDGFAAGFFFGLLTGADPADAVKLGWSHGALLTTFPGDTTMATLEQVRAFAAGGSARIQR
- the gnd gene encoding decarboxylating NADP(+)-dependent phosphogluconate dehydrogenase — encoded protein: MTQQLADIGVIGLAVMGENLILNMANHGFTVAAYNRTTSKVDQFLAGRAHGKPILGAHSLEEFVRLLKRPRRILMMVKAGKPVDELIQQLVPLLEPGDILIDGGNSHFPDTERRVKEAEAAGLLYIGTGVSGGEEGALLGPSIMPGGSRAAWPHVQPIFQAIAAKTDKGEPCCDWVGDGGAGHFVKMVHNGIEYGDMQMICETYHLMKVGLGMSNLEMHEVFADWNRGELNSYLIEITRDILAHRQEDGTFTVDLILDAAGQKGTGKWTVVAALDAGQPLTLIAEAVFARCLSALKEERTAAANVLPGPAPARLRGRRESWISDLRKTLYAAKIVSYAQGFQLMRAASAEYGWNLNYGGIALMWRGGCIIRSAFLGEIKNAFARNPDLVNLLLDPFFTRVVKRAQKSWRKVIGAAAKLGVPMPAMSSALAYYDGYRSAWLPANLLQAQRDYFGAHTYERVDKPRGEFFHTNWTGRGGTTASTSYTV
- the recN gene encoding DNA repair protein RecN codes for the protein MLLSLRVRNLALVEEAAVEWASGLNVVTGETGAGKSILIGALQLLLGERADKKWIRSGSDYALAEAVFDIRRAPEAAAVLEELGLPPADDSRLVIRRVVRETSAGQILINDSPVTLQALRRLGDQLVDIHGPYDHQSLLDPRFQLALLDSFGGLHEARRECAGAWQRILELETQRRELGGSDEDVSARIDLLRFRVKELEDAAPQAGEDEAVAREHAIASQAQRILELGHAALNALQEGEQNAFDALAAAQRALDELSRLMPDGAAWREEARNAARQIQALAESIRASLDRVETDPGRLAWLEQRLATYQKLRKKYGVDAAGLVQVLEESRTALRELLRRDERLEELEQRIQQAREAHLAAALALRARRRDAASALAAAVTRHLGELGFARASFSVELADAPPGPTGCDEVCFGFAPNPGEPRKPLREIASSGEMARVMLATKAALAQHDKIPVLIFDEVDANIGGEIGLAVGKKLAALGKSHQVICITHLPQVAAQGSAHYAVSKTIRNGRTVTRVERLDEEGRIAELARMLGGRDHTRVTIQHAREMLAAARGEGRRA